The window GAAACTTACAGCAGGCATGTCGACATAATAATTAACATTGTTGAATGCAAGGGAAAGTGGCTGGAAAGGTAAAATCATCCCTCTTCTTGCTTCATTGTTTCTTGAAGCCATTTCAATATTAGACGTTGTTTGTCGTGTGTTCTTTCTTTCCTCGTCATCGTCTGCTATGACAGCTTTATTATCACCCAGAGCTGAGATTGAATACACAATACAGATAAGGTAGGGGTTAATGATCATTTACTTTAGCATAGAACTTCACTTACGATTAAATTTAAGTGTCCGACTTACGGTTTAAGTATGTCAAAGCTGCAATAAATAGAACGTTGAACAGAACAGTGAACCCGAAAAGAGCAAAGATGCAGATCCAGTACCAACTTTCAGTTCTAAATAAACCTCTGTCCTTAAGAAGAGTTTTCCCCACAGTTGGTTCGGTTCCATTTGTAGGCTGAGACAAAATTATCATAAAAACCATCAAACGTTACATAATGTGCAAGAATTGCAACCGAACATCGTGGAGAACTTACTGTGCTCCATCTCTCAGAGAGAAACTCGTTAATGGCAATGGCGTTTTGGCCGTACATCATCGGAGAAATGTAGTATCCCCATATCATCCAATCTTGAATGTCGTCTTTAAGGCAGGAAAACATTGCATTTTATCACTAGATTCTTGATTTCTCAGCCAAGATAGGAAATATTATTCGAGAACTTATATAAATCATTGATGGAATGATGAATCACCTACCTTTCGCAACGACAAAGCCTCCTAGCACAAACACCAACAGTAAAGCGAAGGATCCGAATGTGTTTGCAACAACTTGAGTTCTTCCAGCTGCTGCGATGAAACGGAACAAAGAAAGCGCCATCTGGTGTACCCCGATAAATGCCAGGAATTGCTTGAaaaatctggaaaaaaaaaatgataaaaaattattcaaaacatCACTTAAAAAAATCTAGTACTCGTTAACATGTACAGTAGGACAGAGTGAGCCACACCATCAAAATCTCTCTGATAGTAAAGATGCAATGcaaattttttaatagaaaCATAAGCCAATCACTTGTGAACTTGTGCTTACCTTGCCGGTGAGGGTGCAAAGCCGATAGAGTAGTACGTCAAGACGATCCACAAACCAGACTCCATCACTGAAATCGGAATTCGAAGAACCCCAATTGGCAAGGCAAAAGCCCAAGCCGGATAAAATAATGAATCCCTTTGTTTGAAAAATACAGGAAGCCTAAAAACCGTCATTGCAAGCTCTTGCATCCCATTAAACATCACATTAATAAGACTGAAGAACAATGCTcccaaaaattttgaagaatCTGCCATTGTTCCAGCTTTCATCTCCGTTCTTAAGAACACCGTCAAGGCTATGGTCGCCATTATCGTTATTTGAGtagttttaaatatatatacaaatgaGCTACGCTTCATCAAAAGCCATTCCCTGGAGAAACAAGCCCTGAAAAGCTCCCAGTTCGAGATTCCATATTTCTGTTTTACCAAAGCTGCTGGATGAGCTGATGATTTATCATAAGGAGTTCTGAGTTCTTCAACAAGTTGTTGCCCGGTTCGAAAAGAAGCGAACGCCTGTGAAAACTCGGGTACGGAGATATAATGATAAGGTTGATTGTTTCTGCACCAGTACTGAGCTTGATCCTTCTTTGAAGTAACTTCTTGTAGAAAATCAGCAACTCCCTTTCTTTCAGGACATTTGAATCCCATGAACTCGAAAAAATTGAGTACATCTTCACGAGGACCCTGATAAACAATCTGACCATCTGAAATAAGGATAACATCATCGAATAGTTCATATGTTTCCGGAGCCGGCTGCAATAAAGATATGACCATGGTTACATCATTGATATGAACCATTTGTTTCATAAACTTGACGATTTGGAAAGTTGTGGAGCTATCCAGTCCTGTTGATATTTCATCCATGAAGAATGCTTTTGCCGGTCCTACCAACATTTCACCTAAATTTTGCCAAAAAATCGAATAAAGAACCGAAATTTCATCAATATAAGACACAAAAACAGCAACTCTTTCACCAAAAAATTGTTGTGGAATCACGTACCAGTGGTAACACGTTTCTTTTGTCCGCCTGAAATTCCCCTTCTCATTTGGTCTCCTACCATAATGTCAGCACAAATATCCAATCCAAGAATCTGTTGAAAAATCGTATGTCAACCGTTTCTGCTAATATAAAGAACAAACTTTGGATGCAATGAAAGGGGGTGAAACGACGGACCTTTAGCACATAATCAGTAATCAAGCTTGTTTCTTGACCAACCATAGCTGTGGCTTTCATGAAAGCATCAATCTCAGGATCTGGTCTAATACCTGATTCTTTCTCTCTTCTTGATAACTCTGTCAGCAAATCATACCTTGTTCCAACTCCTAAGCATCGGCCCGAGAAATCCAATGTCTCACGAACTGTCATTTCACCGTAATGAAGATCGTGCTGGCTGATATAAGCACAGGTTCTTTGAGGGACAAATTCATGAAACTCGTGCCCACAATATGTGATTTTGCCAGTCACCTGCCATGATACACTCAAGGTCAGAATCATGTTAAGTAAGCAAAAACTATGGCAGGATCTTGGAAACGATGATTCGAACATATACCCGCATATCATCATCAGCTTTTCCTGCAAGTGCTTTTAGAAGTGTTGTTTTTCCCGAACCCGGTGGCCCGAGCAGAAGGGTCATCCTGAAATGAAAcaccaaaaaatttatataaaaccagcaatgaaaaaattatatactgAATCAAATGGAGATATATGAAGGATGTACGAGCATACCTTGATGGTCTTATAATTCCACTAACTTCTTTAAGTATTTGAACAACTCTTTTTTTTGATGGAGAAAGGCCAATCATTCCAAGAGTTCCCTATTGGAATTATGAAGTATTATAAGCTAATCCTTAGATCTATCGATAACAGTCTTTTCTAATTAAGAATCTtgaaagatattaaataaatagatcAATACCTCGATTGTATTGAGTGTGGAATTGAGCAGAGTTGGTAGGGCTCTTGTTCCAACATAAGCATCTCCCTCTATGGATAGATTCTGAAACCTCACCTCAATCTTTGGAATCTCAACTCCTACCCTGTTGAAAGATGATCAGTTTATTTTGTCAGATTTCTTGAAAACATGATCAATCAACTCAGAAAAACACAATAGAAATCTCTTGAAATAACCAAGTTTTAGAGTAACCATGGTTTTTTATTCGAAATCTTAACTAACTTACAGGGCCTTTCTCTCATCTGAAGATCAAGAAACTTGAAAACCGGATGAGAAGCCAAccgaaaattcaaatttttcgtGACATAGAAAGCAAAATCCACTATATTTTACTTAGGTTAATGCACATGTGTAAACGTGCACCTGTCTGTTCTATTTCTCAGCCTCTGAAGAAACTTTTCATTATCCTCTTCGACAACTTTAAGAATACTCTCCATCAACACCTTCTTATCCTGCACACCAAGATTCGCCACATCCACCTCCGCATGCACCACCTTCCCATTGCTCATCACCTGCTGCAGCATCCCTTTTCTCAGTCGATCGTACGTCGGAAGCCGCTCGATGGCTGCCCATTTCAGCTCTTCCTCGTCGTCCAACGCCTGCCGCCTCGTGCTGTTCCTTGAGAACACATCCGGCGGCCCCTGCCACACTTCCCTTATGCTTTGCGACCTCCAGCTCCGCTTGCTGCTCATTGTCCGGGACAGATCATCCCCAGCCAACGCCGCCGCAGCCATGATGATCAATATTTAACAGCTGCtatatctttcaaatattttcttgaattttagcTCCTTCGAATTCTGCAGCAGCCCTTTTCTTGTTCCAGCATAAAGAtgattcttatatatataataataataataaatcaataaaaatgaaataacgGAATGATGACTGTTTGTAGTTTCTGAATCATTCAATTTCGTTGAAAGTAATGAACATGGCTGGCGCGTACAAATTTTCTTGGTCTGGACATCATTTACATTGATATAGACACATTtaactatatatatagatataattaaaaagtttcatttaattaattaatgtggtCTAGTGTTAATTGGGTTCAATGGTGGTCAAAATTAGGCAGCCAACACAGAGGTTGCGGTTGCGAGGTTCAAAATAGAGGAGGAAAGTGAAGTTTAAATATTCAGAAGATGGTGAGTGATCGGATGCGGTAATGGGTTGAGAAATTCTGGGACGTTGATTCGGATAGATGGAAGATTATGAAATTAATAATGTTCCACTTCggaattaatataatatataaattttattatgtagCTTCGAAACTTTAGAATCCAGATTTAACACAATtaaataatcactagaaaatattaatttaaaaatattaatgaactattaaaaatgtaattaagttaaaatataatttgtagattttttactcaataattaattaatactagaTGAAGGAGGGGCAAATTATTTCAAGTGAAAACctcaaatttataatttttgaccaataaatacataaatttgCTGTGATGACAGATTGGATTTGTGGCGGTATTTAGCTGACCATTTGACtgcattttcccctattttttGTTCCATATTGCTTTTTTGTTTCGTCAAATGTTCGGTGGCGCGTGGCCCACTCTCTTGCATGTTCACACGGACAGCAGTGCGTGTCGTTTGCTCTCTCTCTTGCCAAccttttaagttttaaaaatcgCTTCCAAACCGTATATTGTAAtacggtttcacgaatttttatttgtgagacggatcaatattatcgatattcacaataaaaagtattactcttagcataaaaattaatattttttcatggatgacccaaataagatattcgacccacgaaattgatccgcgagatcgtctcacaagaatttttgtgttaaataaattaattagtttggttttaaaaaatgatttaaaatcgAATATCATTTGACATTAATGTTGTATAtgttagaaattaaatttttttccttttatgttAAGTTAGTTTGGAAATTCACCTAAATTAAACCAATATAATCCAaacaaattaaatgaatttggaaTAATGGACATGAATCTCGAGATTCAAATTAGTAAAtacgaaatttaatttttagaatACGAATAGGTGGTATATTCTGTTTGGACATAATTTGGTACGAGAATTAGAGAGGTTACGCAATACAAGAAGATTCAAAAGTAATGGTGTTCCGTGGTAGGGAAATTGGTCTTCAGTgcccagccgtcgattttttttgtgttcagtccctgggtatttttttagtaccacatttccacatgacttgtaccacatttccacatgaagtgtaccacattttgtatgacatagtatcacaattttgtgggtagggagtgaacccaaagaaatattttgattgtggaTTTTTCATCAACTTCCCCTTCCGTGGTATGTATACgtgtaatattaattttttatgtgtttgataaattttttgtaaaaaatatatattattttattatgatatgatacttGTAGATTATTGATTaagagcaaaaacttgtgtgagacggtctcactggttttattttgtgatacgaatctcttattggggtcatccatgaaaaaatattactttttatgctaagagtattactttttattgtgactATCGGTAGGGTcgacacgtctcacagataaatagttgtgagaccgtctcttaagagacctactcctgattaaataatatttgctaagatattttgaatttttagatATATTAGAGATAAGTtggagaaaaaataaaaaaaaaagataaagagATATCAGCTAAGTTAACTAACAAAtattatgaataataaaaaagtaaagAAACTTTGATGTCACGTTGACAAACTAAAATTAAGTAGAATgagatgttaaatttaataatatatattatattatagatAAATGAGCTCGGATTGTTTTCGAGTAGAGACCACATCAAAATATGGCATCCGCACCTAAAATAAAACctatgaaaattataatttcaaatgagAATATTTATGAATAATGCTTCTAACATATTCTAGAGTCAACTATGGTACTTTCACCTAAAATTGAACCTAGCCCAATTCAATTCAAACGTGcctaattcttcaatattctattttaatttttaaacaaaaaatttaggacaaattttatttcaagattTGCGCTTAGAATTTAGTGCTTACAAGGTTTGATATAGGAGGAgccattttatttttgaaattagaATATTAGTATAAATAAAATGGCTCCTCCTATATCAAATATCGGtatacataaatttaaaatcgaATGCAACTATtaatataagaaattaaattattttttatttcataaataatagctctgtttataataaaaaaaattaaattatatggtTTATGTGACGTATTAGTTTTTATTTCGTAAATAACAATACTATTTTTAGTTATGTTTCTCTGATATACTGAACTATATTTAAGCATTGGTTGTTTGATACAAATTTCTTTTTATTCTACAACATATTTATTCGATTACTAATTTTGTTCCATttctatttattaattatatttctttTCTAATTTTCTTGAGCATTAACTACTTAACAAGAGAGAAAGCATTTTAGTCGGAACACACAATAAATAGAAATACGAGAGGATTTAtttcaacacaaaaaatcaTGTGAGACgtctcacatgtcaattttgtgagataaatattctatttgagtcatccaCTCACCATGAAcaactattactttttattgtaaatataaatagggttgacccgtctcacgatTAAATAtctgtgataccgtctcacgtTATACCTGCTCTTATTTCAATAGGATTTAAATTCGTATAtctcaaattcattaatttaaataatgattcgCTTTTGATATAatagttttttaattattatgtttCAACCGTTGCCCTTAATTAAGCATTCGttctttaacaaaataataactTGACATTCCAAAAAGTAAGTAAAAAAGAGTGGCATTATTGTTATCCAATAACTTTAAGTAGTGTTGATATCCGCGGAAGgaaaatagaattttttttaataaaaaaataaataaaacaattccAGTAGTGTTGAAGAAAAAAAACCTAAAAgtgcaaagaaaaaaaattaaaaatgttaaaaaaaaatttaattgaccaATTCGATGATCAAATCAACTTAAATGACGAAGTTTATTTTTTCCTTGTGATAAAAAAGGTAAAGTTGATAATTCaccttaattaaataaatgcaaacaacCAAATAGgatgaaatttgaaatcaagaatttcaaaactttgataagtaagtctcttgtgagacggtctcacgaatttttatctgtgagacgggtcaaccctaccgatattcacagtaaaaaataatactcttaccataaaaagtaatatttttacatgggtgactcaaataagagatttgacccacgaaattgttccgtgagaccgtctcacaaaagttttgtGAACTTTGATAGTATAATATCAGATTCGAATGCACCCAAAACTAAACAAGTGAAATATTTATGacaaaccttttttttttaactttcttTCAAACTTTTGTCTTACTTATTCCAATCCTCAAATTCATAAAATTAAACATAGTAAGTAGATAATATGAAAAGATTCTCAATCTCGAATTTGACAATTCATATGCCTCACAACAAATCAAAGTCTTATTTCCTCGAAGAATAATTGACATGACAATATGTATATTCACTTCCGTTAACGCTTAAAATTGTCAAATTATTTGACTTTACAATAACCAAAAGCCAGCCACCCATCCATATTCACTACTTATATAACGACTAATAAGATTAGGGTACAACAAAAAACTCATTCAATGGTCATATATTTTTAGAGATCCGTCGTCGCAGCGAATAAATCAAGTCGATCTCATATAATACATATTAATAAATCGTGACACACGCGATACATGTGTTTCATAGACAAATTAGtgaatgaaatatatttatttctaaattttaaaataaaatttagtaatttttaaaattgtaattggtatatatgaaaataaaatataaaaaaaatgtgacaTACATAACTGGATAGCGAGGTTAAGAGCGTAACGTCATTCAGAAGCGTGACGCCATTGGTGAATAGACAATAGATGTaggatttattttctttttctttgttcTTCTGGATGGCCTgatttattcaatttttgtgTGATTTCGTCTACCAAAAATATGTCACACATCACGAGTTGATTGTCATACATTTCACATATAATCTATATGTGTGTATAAGTCTAGGGAAATTTTGACAATGATTAGTTTTAGGTAGATATAAACcgaatatttaaatatgtatatatttgtataGCATATACTTTATATTGCACGAATATAGGAAAAAGCACAACGCGTCGATATTTCGATTTCTTATCTTAATTGGAGAGAAGTTGATGATTTCCTAGCAATTTGGTTAGATTTTCTGTGAGAAGAATCCACGATCCTCGCATTTAGTTTGGCGATGTGTCACTAGCAAGTTGGCCGGTCAATATTAATCATGGAATCGAGATTTTgttgtaattatttttaaaataaatttgggtttgtaacaaatT of the Primulina huaijiensis isolate GDHJ02 chromosome 1, ASM1229523v2, whole genome shotgun sequence genome contains:
- the LOC140987869 gene encoding pleiotropic drug resistance protein 2-like, whose product is MAAAALAGDDLSRTMSSKRSWRSQSIREVWQGPPDVFSRNSTRRQALDDEEELKWAAIERLPTYDRLRKGMLQQVMSNGKVVHAEVDVANLGVQDKKVLMESILKVVEEDNEKFLQRLRNRTDRVGVEIPKIEVRFQNLSIEGDAYVGTRALPTLLNSTLNTIEGTLGMIGLSPSKKRVVQILKEVSGIIRPSRMTLLLGPPGSGKTTLLKALAGKADDDMRVTGKITYCGHEFHEFVPQRTCAYISQHDLHYGEMTVRETLDFSGRCLGVGTRYDLLTELSRREKESGIRPDPEIDAFMKATAMVGQETSLITDYVLKILGLDICADIMVGDQMRRGISGGQKKRVTTGEMLVGPAKAFFMDEISTGLDSSTTFQIVKFMKQMVHINDVTMVISLLQPAPETYELFDDVILISDGQIVYQGPREDVLNFFEFMGFKCPERKGVADFLQEVTSKKDQAQYWCRNNQPYHYISVPEFSQAFASFRTGQQLVEELRTPYDKSSAHPAALVKQKYGISNWELFRACFSREWLLMKRSSFVYIFKTTQITIMATIALTVFLRTEMKAGTMADSSKFLGALFFSLINVMFNGMQELAMTVFRLPVFFKQRDSLFYPAWAFALPIGVLRIPISVMESGLWIVLTYYSIGFAPSPARFFKQFLAFIGVHQMALSLFRFIAAAGRTQVVANTFGSFALLLVFVLGGFVVAKDDIQDWMIWGYYISPMMYGQNAIAINEFLSERWSTPTNGTEPTVGKTLLKDRGLFRTESWYWICIFALFGFTVLFNVLFIAALTYLNPLGDNKAVIADDDEERKNTRQTTSNIEMASRNNEARRGMILPFQPLSLAFNNVNYYVDMPAEMKTQGVTEERLQLLRDVSGAFRPGVLTALVGVSGAGKTTLMDVLAGRKTGGYIEGTINISGYPKNQETFARVSGYCEQNDIHSPYVTIYESLLYSAWLRLSVDVNTEARKMFVEEVMDLVELKSLRNALVGLPEVNGLSTEQRKRLTIAVELVSNPSIIFMDEPTSGLDARAAAIVMRTVRNTVDTGRTVVCTIHQPSIDIFEAFDELLLMKRGGQVIYCGPLGRHSHKLVEYFEAIQGVPKIKEGTNPATWMLDVSSATVEAQLGVDFAEIYSKSGLYRRNQDLIKELSIPAPGSKDLFFPTQFSQSFLTQCKACFWKQHWSYWRNSQYNVIRFFTTIVIGIMFGVIFWQKGDKISQQQDLLNLLGATYAAVMFLGAGNASAVQSVVAIERTVFYRERAAGMYSELPYAFAQVAIETIYVVVQTLIYSLLLYSMIGYQWTGEKFFYFYYFIFMCFTYFSMYGMMVVALTPGHQIAAIVMSFFLSFWNLFSGFLVPRPLIPVWWRWYYWASPVAWTIYGVFTSQLGDVTSDLELAGGLGNTTVKDFLKDSLGYDHDFLIPVVFAHVGWVLIFFFVFAYGIKFLNFQRR